In Corylus avellana chromosome ca2, CavTom2PMs-1.0, the following proteins share a genomic window:
- the LOC132169946 gene encoding transcription factor PCF2-like produces the protein MVAIQKRELEEDEARRSLDPRIKGGQEVELSSLHSKEGPAIATESISSLPMEAAANFVSKEEPNREEMSRVMVAVHMPAGIPMQMDRKAVALPKRTLMKDHHTKVEGRGRRIQMPATCTTRIFQLTWELGHKSDRGTIRCLLEHAKPAIIAATDTKTVPAITMSVNGTLKILTTSALDSDPHVKKKSASSVWTLYKSHLLCNPHNE, from the coding sequence ATGGTTGCGATTCAGAAACGAGAGCTCGAAGAGGATGAGGCCAGAAGAAGTCTTGATCCCAGAATCAAGGGTGGGCAAGAAGTGGAACTGAGTAGCCTCCACAGCAAAGAGGGACCCGCCATAGCCACCGAATCCATATCGTCCCTGCCAATGGAGGCGGCGGCGAATTTTGTGTCGAAAGAAGAGCCAAACAGGGAGGAAATGTCACGTGTGATGGTGGCAGTGCACATGCCGGCGGGGATTCCGATGCAAATGGACAGAAAGGCGGTTGCACTGCCGAAGAGAACGTTGATGAAGGATCATCACACGAAAGTGGAGGGTCGTGGGCGGAGGATCCAAATGCCCGCCACCTGTACGACCCGAATCTTCCAGCTGACCTGGGAATTAGGCCACAAATCGGACAGGGGGACCATCCGATGTCTCCTTGAGCACGCCAAGCCGGCAATCATCGCTGCCACCGACACCAAAACCGTCCCCGCCATCACCATGTCTGTCAATGGGACCCTCAAAATCCTCACCACATCCGCTCTCGATAGTGACCCACACGTTAAGAAAAAGAGTGCGTCTTCTGTGTGGACGTTGTACAAAAGTCACCTTTTGTGCAACCCACACAATGAATGA
- the LOC132169945 gene encoding uncharacterized protein LOC132169945, with amino-acid sequence MSKSISNAIIKFYDKWNIRSFVLLSLSLQTLLILFAPFRKRTGRGFLMLLIWLAYLVADWAANFAVGLISNSQKDIRQRDPLKPDDHADILAFWAPFLLLHLGGPDTITAFALEDNALWLRHMVGLITQVSTTFLVFHQSFPRNKLWEPTVLLFVAGIIKYVERTRALFLASLDKFRQSKLKAPPDPGPNYAKLMEDFSSKKEAKLPTQIELIGAERNKASKTARYASVDEDTLLDELKAVKHAYYFFEIFNGLIVDVIFSFKEREESRLFFHKRTPKEAFNVLAVELNFIYELLYTKVVVIRSIFGYFARFISSCAVVAALSTFYTKEKHGFGKIDVGITYTLLFGAIALDTIALLMLAFSDWTAASILKSSRQNICIEAIKGWFLILLRYYLKLKRINWGNGTSEGSPSCFRRARQILFRRWSESIYQYSLIDYCLKERPKMSCGIFDNFGHMWIYLIENSVFKDFYDEMKYVSKKPLTEKLWEFIFCQLKRKSNLAEDPGTTEIICSARGKLALEGNDWIMESSKLMHYIVNIDYNQSLMVWHIATDLCYHTKSDGDSTTNQREFCKIISDYMLYLLIMQPTVMSVARIDEIRFRHTCAEAIEFFTRKEPKVQEKACEMILEVNTDVTPVAINEDRSKSVLFDACILAKELLNLEGQKRWCLMSEVWVEMLSYAASHCRPNTHAAQLSQGGELITFVWLLMAHFGIGNEFQVHQMEDPAKAKFIVGARGRRHRSCSFPSESSGTTASRAGIPKKGKAPMNTGVTPVSEGRTITDEGSLNGKGADKGENTGAAIDGSAVNDYVGSTSVMEKKGENNKEE; translated from the exons ATGTCTAAGTCCATCTCTAACGCAATCATCAAGTTCTATGACAAATGGAACATCCGGAGTTTCGTTCTATTAAGTCTCTCACTACAGACACTTTTAATTCTGTTTGCACCATTCAGAAAGCGAACAGGACGTGGGTTTTTAATGTTGCTGATTTGGCTAGCTTACTTGGTGGCCGATTGGGCTGCTAACTTTGCAGTGGGACTTATTTCAAACAGTCAAAAAGATATTCGTCAAAGAGATCCTCTGAAACCTGATGATCATGCCGACATTCTGGCGTTTTGGGCTCCATTTCTTTTGTTACACCTTGGTGGTCCAGATACCATAACTGCTTTTGCTCTGGAGGATAATGCCCTCTGGCTAAGGCACATGGTTGGGCTCATCACCCAGGTTTCAACTACTTTCCTTGTCTTCCATCAATCCTTTCCCAGAAACAAGTTATGGGAACCTACTGTCCTTCTGTTTGTCGCCGGAATAATCAAGTATGTTGAAAGAACGCGTGCTTTATTCCTTGCAAGCCTGGATAAATTCCGGCAATCGAAGCTTAAAGCACCTCCTGACCCAGGGCCTAACTATGCAAAGCTCATGGAGGACTTCTCTTCGAAAAAAGAGGCCAAACTCCCAACTCAGATTGAATTGATAGGCGCAGAACGTAATAAAGCGTCCAAAACTGCACGTTATGCGTCAGTAGATGAAGACACATTACTGGATGAACTTAAGGCGGTAAAACATGCTTATTACTTCTTCGAAATCTTCAATGGTCTCATCGTGGATGTCATCTTTAGTTTCAAGGAGCGCGAGGAGAGCCGATTATTTTTCCATAAGAGAACCCCGAAAGAAGCCTTTAATGTGCTAGCGGTTGAACTCAATTTCATCTATGAACTTCTCTATACCAAGGTTGTCGTGATACGTTCAATATTTGGATACTTTGCCCGGTTTATATCCAGTTGTGCGGTTGTTGCAGCTCTTTCAACCTTCTATACAAAAGAGAAGCATGGTTTTGGAAAGATTGATGTTGGAATTACCTATACCTTGCTCTTTGGTGCCATAGCCTTGGATACAATTGCTCTCCTTATGCTGGCTTTCTCTGATTGGACTGCTGCTTCCATCCTTAAGTCATCGAGGCAAAATATCTGCATAGAAGCTATTAAGGGATGGTTCCTCATTCTCCTCCGATACTATCTCAAGCTCAAGAGGATAAACTGGGGGAATGGTACAAGCGAAGGCTCACCAAGTTGCTTTAGACGGGCtagacaaatcctattccggAGGTGGTCTGAATCTATATATCAATACAGCTTGATAGATTATTGTCTGAAGGAACGTCCAAAAATGAGCTGTGGTATCTTTGATAATTTTGGTCATATGTGGATTTATCTCATTGAAAATTCGGTCTTCAAGGATTTCTATGATGAGATGAAATATGTGTCGAAGAAACCACTTACAGAAAAGCTATGGGAATTCATTTTTTGTCAGCTAAAAAGGAAATCTAATCTCGCAGAAGATCCTGGCACTACAGAGATAATATGTTCAGCCCGAGGAAAATTGGCTCTAGAGGGTAATGATTGGATTATGGAGAGTAGCAAATTGATGCATTATATTGTCAACATTGATTATAATCAGAGTCTTATGGTATGGCACATTGCTACAGATCTGTGCTATCATACGAAGAGTGATGGAGACAGTACTACTAATCAACGTGAATTTTGTAAAATCATTTCGGATTATATGTTATACCTTCTAATTATGCAGCCTACTGTGATGTCTGTAGCAAGAATTGACGAAATAAGATTCCGCCATACATGTGCTGAGGCCATAGAATTCTTTACCAGAAAGGAACCAAAAGTACAAGAAAAGGCATGTGAAATGATCCTTGAAGTAAATACTGATGTGACACCTGTTGCTATCAACGAAGATAGAAGCAAATCTGTGTTGTTCGATGCATGTATTCTCGCAAAAGAGCTATTAAACTTGGAGGGGCAGAAGAGATGGTGTCTAATGAGTGAAGTGTGGGTGGAAATGTTGTCTTATGCTGCAAGCCATTGCAGGCCCAATACTCATGCTGCTCAACTTAGCCAAGGAGGAGAGCTTATCACATTTGTCTGGTTATTAATGGCTCATTTTGGCATAGGGAATGAGTTCCAAGTACATCAAATGGAGGACCCTGCAAAAGCAAAATTCATTGTGG GGGCTCGAGGACGCAGACATAGAAGCTGCAGTTTTCCCAGCGAAAGCAGTGGAACAACAGCATCACGGGCTGGTataccaaaaaaaggaaaagctcCGATGAACACCGGTGTAACACCGGTGAGTGAAGGAAGAACAATTACGGATGAGGGGAGTCTTAATGGTAAGGGCGCAGACAAAGGCGAGAATACTGGGGCAGCTATTGATGGATCGGCAGTTAATGATTATGTGGGCTCAACATCCGTTAtggaaaagaaaggagaaaataaCAAGGAAGAGTAG
- the LOC132169948 gene encoding probable disease resistance protein At4g19060, translating into MREILYSLDDVWTECQVTSKSNKLARDPLRGKLNKIKDSIRFSNGNAQAQPNSDVSSSVRENQVRRRSSRSVNASNVHGFDDDVISLEKVLLRPGSEGRFKAIGITGIAGIGKTTLCQSLFSKKEVKDYFFPRIWVCMSAQTGDDEDEKVAILKRMLVCLGVEDEIIDNYYGHNNLKELLYALHLQLQGKRYLIVFDDVRGGEIDKWYEELSCSSTWDGKWDALAYGLPKGCGGAVIVTSRNEEIAKKMVGGEGNLHRLLPLC; encoded by the coding sequence ATGAGGGAAATCCTTTACAGCCTGGACGATGTTTGGACCGAGTGCCAGGTAACGTCGAAGAGCAACAAACTAGCCCGTGATCCCTTGAGGGGGAAGTTAAACAAGATCAAGGATTCTATTCGATTTTCAAATGGTAACGCACAGGCTCAGCCGAATAGCGACGTCAGCAGCTCGGTCAGGGAGAATCAAGTTCGTCGCCGGAGCTCTCGGTCAGTTAATGCGTCCAACGTTCATGGGTTTGATGACGATGTAATCTCGCTGGAAAAGGTACTTCTTAGGCCAGGAAGTGAGGGTCGTTTCAAGGCAATAGGCATCACCGGTATAGCTGGTATAGGAAAAACCACACTCTGCCAATCATTGTTCAGTAAAAAGGAGGTGAAGGACTACTTCTTTCCAAGGATCTGGGTATGCATGTCAGCACAGACTGGGGATGATGAGGACGAAAAAGTAGCGATCCTCAAGAGAATGTTGGTGTGCCTTGGAGTAGAAGATGAAATCATCGACAATTATTATGGACATAATAATCTCAAGGAACTACTATATGCTCTTCACCTTCAATTGCAGGGGAAGAGATATCTGATTGTGTTTGATGATGTCAGGGGCGGGGAGATAGACAAATGGTACGAAGAGCTGAGTTGTTCGTCTACTTGGGATGGAAAATGGGATGCTCTTGCGTATGGATTGCCAAAAGGGTGTGGGGGAGCAGTTATTGTGACTAGTAGGAATGAGGAAATAGCAAAGAAGATGGTTGGGGGGGAGGGAAACCTACATCGGCTTCTACCCCTTTGTTAG
- the LOC132172937 gene encoding probable disease resistance protein At5g45490 produces the protein MLERLGVEEEIINNYKVDQEHNLKELLYAFHLQLQGKRYLIVFDDARVSSTCDGKWDALAYGLPKGCGGAVIVTSRNEEIAKKMVGREGILHLVLPLSEPESCWSIFKEAAEQDFIPSDAEIQKREIFKRCAGLPLTAKMMGGIIKKQPPEGGTPKWNPSTSPAGSREQLQMEAINNSQREQLQMKAINNSQREQL, from the exons ATGTTGGAGCGCCTTGGAGTAGAAGAGGAGATAATCAACAACTACAAGGTCGACCAGGAACATAATCTCAAGGAACTACTGTATGCTTTTCACCTGCAATTGCAGGGGAAGAGATATCTGATTGTGTTTGATGATGCCAGGG TTTCGTCTACTTGTGATGGAAAATGGGATGCTCTTGCTTATGGATTGCCAAAAGGGTGTGGGGGAGCTGTGATTGTCACCAGTAGGAATGAGGAAATAGCAAAAAAGATGGTTGGCAGGGAGGGAATCCTACATCTCGTTCTGCCCCTTTCAGAACCAGAGAGCTGCTGGTCTATATTCAAAGAGGCGGCTGAACAAGACTTCATTCCATCTGATGCGGAAATTCAAAAGAGAGAAATCTTTAAAAGATGTGCGGGCCTGCCATTGACTGCAAAAATGATGGGTGGGATCATCAAAAAACAACCGCCAGAGGGAGGAACTCCAAAATGGAACCCATCAACAAGTCCAGCAGGCAGCAGGGAGCAGCTCCAAATGGAAGCCATCAACAACTCCCAGAGGGAGCAACTCCAAATGAAAGCCATCAACAACTCCCAGAGGGAGCAGCTCTAA